One genomic segment of Vespa velutina chromosome 10, iVesVel2.1, whole genome shotgun sequence includes these proteins:
- the LOC124952541 gene encoding uncharacterized protein LOC124952541, whose product MVEMLDWEYEDPLTKLNTQLNKSMVLIENVNDHAQSNKSNKTIKIKTKSTSPKGNTSMNGTYRKSILKKSESINNEERNVKENVTDTSLEVAAEMTPDILTIKSSSLSRPQNLQDLMKEETLTMESASSSFNFDDISDSEDIWIMDIPKTIDPQELIGQTLVLGDKSKFRIGEEKYCAVKRDLKQDITCVFGTGKINSQYKAVNIKPAGSITIRRKLSSVPKIKPILLENLGVPFPENLKTRHPLLGVVSENKSKKVLKMSGSSNKKRKS is encoded by the exons atggTTGAAATGTTAGATTGGGAGTATGAAGATCCTCTcacaaaattaaatacacaATTGAATAAATCTATggttttaattgaaaatgtgAATGATCATGCACAgtcaaataaaagtaataaaactattaaaataaaaacaaaaagtactTCACCCAAAGGAAACACTTCTATGAATGGTACATATAGAAAAAGTATTCTAAAGAAATCagaaagtataaataatgaagaaagaaatgtcaaGGAAAATGTAACAGACACTAGCTTAGAAGTAGCTGCTGAAATGACTCCagatatattaacaattaaatcatcatcattatcaagaccacaaaat cTTCAAGAtttgatgaaagaagaaactttAACAATGGAATCTGCaagttcttcttttaattttgatgACATATCCGACAGTGAAGATATCTGGATTATGGATATACCTAAAACA atagacCCACAAGAATTAATTGGACAGACCTTAGTATTAGgagataaatcaaaatttagaattggagaagaaaaatactgTGCTGTTAAACGAGATTTGAAACAAGACATTACTTGCGTGTTTGGTACCGGTAAAATAAACTCGCAATATAAAGCag ttaatataaaaCCAGCAGGCTCTATAACAATTAGGAGAAAATTATCGAGTGTACCAAAAATTAAACCCATATTGTTAGAAAATTTAGGCGTTCCATTCCCTGAAAATTTGAAAACGCGCCATCCATTGTTAGGTGTTGTTTCTGAGAATAAATccaaaaaagtattaaaaatgagTGGATCGagtaataagaagagaaagtcataa
- the LOC124952543 gene encoding uncharacterized protein LOC124952543, whose product MPNSLAVCESFDFSKPELWLEWIQNFEELIADFNLISDKERIELLLYKMGSIAKELMTELKPNFEKEMSYEEVKSEFTKYFTVKKHVIVERQKFNNRLKLPNETIDAFTTDLLKLVSKCEYGPLENYMLRERILLGIGYNETSALIDAMPNFTLDEPMSKEKKEKIQEDSISVESILS is encoded by the exons ATGCCAAATTCGTTAGCTGTTTGTgaatcatttgatttttcaaaacCAGAATTATGGTTGGAATGGATACAAAATTTCGAGGAGTTAATAGCcgattttaatttgatatctgacaaagaaaggatagaacttcttctttataaaatgGGTTCAATAGCAAAAGAACTCATGACAGAATTAAAGCCAAATTTTGAAAAGGAAATGTCTTATGAAGAAGTGAAAAGTGAATTTACTAAATATTTTACTGTCAAGAAACATGTCATTGTCGAACGACAGAAGTTCAATAATAGATTAAAACTGCCTAATGAAACGATAGATGCCTTTACAACTGATCTACTTAAATTGGTGAGTAAATGTGAATATGGACCACTGGAGAATTACATGTTACGAGAGCGCATTTTACTTGGAATTGGATACAATGAAACATCAGCATTGATAGATGCTATGCCCAATTTTACTTTAGACGAACCAATgtccaaagagaaaaaggaaaaaatacaagaagacAGTATTTCTGTTGAAA GTATTTTATCATAG